One Candidatus Poribacteria bacterium DNA window includes the following coding sequences:
- a CDS encoding type II toxin-antitoxin system PemK/MazF family toxin encodes MDCKFANFLRINFNPQIGIEIKKSRPTLVLSPFAFNHIQKVALVCPIPHTDREKDIIKENREHKNFNRTYRKYQQFHKRWFN; translated from the coding sequence ATTGACTGTAAGTTCGCCAATTTCCTGCGAATTAACTTCAACCCACAAATAGGGATTGAGATTAAAAAGAGTCGCCCTACCCTTGTCTTATCTCCCTTTGCTTTTAACCATATACAGAAAGTGGCTCTTGTTTGTCCAATTCCCCACACAGACCGAGAAAAGGACATCATCAAGGAAAACCGTGAACATAAAAATTTTAATCGAACTTATAGAAAATATCAGCAATTCCACAAGAGATGGTTCAATTAG
- a CDS encoding mandelate racemase/muconate lactonizing enzyme domain-containing protein has product MDSLGKIIKVDVVDLRVPTSDTLLGSDPFHKKPNYSAVLTTLETNTGHHGISVAFTAGAGNDWIAYGVKDLAQLVVGMEMATFVDDPGAFHKLLVDHHQLRWLADGVNRMAIGSIVNAMWDAWAKLVDKPLWKLLVDLPPEKIVQSIDWRYLRDALTPDEAAAILNTHADSRETREQTLRQQGPKAYSTAGWLGLTDEQIIETVNQVKADGLDCFKMKIGQDLDFDKKRLAFIREAIGPAARLMLDANQIWGVDEAIAYMEALAQFKPTWIEEPTARDDVLGFVKIARALEKYGIGVATGEQVPSPVIFKQLITSGAIQYCQIDATRLGGVNDVLGVILMAAKYDIPVCPHGGGIGLCNMIQHYALWDQICVAAHSETQVVEYLNFLQEDVFLHPIQVRNGAYVTPTVPGWGLEMYPEFVEKHIYPTGSVWQGREASGGITFLA; this is encoded by the coding sequence ATGGATAGCTTAGGAAAAATCATAAAAGTTGATGTCGTCGATCTACGCGTCCCTACATCGGATACACTCCTCGGTTCCGATCCCTTTCATAAAAAACCGAATTATTCCGCAGTCCTAACGACACTCGAAACAAACACAGGACACCACGGCATATCCGTAGCGTTCACCGCTGGTGCCGGAAATGATTGGATCGCCTACGGGGTTAAAGACCTCGCGCAACTCGTCGTCGGGATGGAAATGGCTACTTTCGTTGACGATCCGGGCGCGTTCCACAAACTTCTCGTTGACCATCACCAGTTGCGTTGGCTTGCTGACGGTGTTAACCGGATGGCGATCGGGAGCATCGTTAACGCGATGTGGGATGCGTGGGCAAAACTGGTGGATAAACCGCTCTGGAAACTCCTCGTCGATTTACCGCCAGAAAAGATTGTGCAGTCTATCGATTGGCGATATCTGCGCGACGCATTGACCCCTGACGAAGCAGCGGCGATTCTCAACACACACGCGGACAGTCGCGAAACCCGGGAGCAGACGCTCCGTCAACAGGGACCCAAGGCTTACTCCACTGCCGGATGGCTCGGTCTCACGGATGAACAAATTATCGAAACCGTGAATCAGGTGAAAGCCGACGGACTCGACTGCTTCAAAATGAAGATCGGACAGGATCTGGATTTTGACAAGAAACGGCTCGCTTTCATCCGGGAGGCAATCGGTCCAGCGGCGCGTTTGATGCTGGACGCAAACCAGATATGGGGGGTCGATGAAGCCATCGCCTATATGGAGGCGTTAGCACAATTTAAACCGACATGGATTGAGGAACCAACAGCGCGAGACGATGTCCTCGGCTTCGTGAAAATCGCACGTGCCTTAGAGAAATACGGTATCGGTGTCGCTACAGGGGAGCAGGTGCCATCGCCTGTCATCTTCAAACAGTTAATCACGAGTGGAGCGATTCAGTACTGCCAGATTGACGCGACGCGGCTCGGAGGGGTCAACGATGTCCTCGGGGTCATCTTAATGGCAGCAAAATACGATATTCCAGTCTGTCCTCACGGGGGTGGTATTGGGTTGTGTAACATGATTCAACATTACGCCTTATGGGATCAAATTTGTGTCGCCGCGCATTCGGAAACACAGGTCGTTGAATACCTCAACTTCCTACAAGAGGACGTTTTCCTGCATCCGATTCAGGTGCGCAATGGTGCCTATGTTACGCCGACAGTCCCCGGTTGGGGGCTTGAGATGTATCCAGAGTTTGTTGAGAAGCACATCTATCCGACGGGTTCCGTCTGGCAAGGCAGAGAGGCATCTGGAGGAATAACCTTTTTGGCGTAG
- a CDS encoding superoxide dismutase encodes MNRRNFLIHGSTALAGLFVAHSPLCVYANHHQGQQLPPLPYAYDALEPHIDKRTMEIHHGKHHQGYVNKLNAAIARSHDLQHMSLEGMLRNIERVPKHIRQAIINSGGGHANHTLFWNIMTPGGSEPTGKVAEAIQSTFSSFDAGSEMFVKAAKTHFGSGWAWLVVDENKKLQIYATSNQDSPLMKGHTPILGLDVWEHAYYLNYQNRRADYIDAWGKIVNWEQVNTNYLAAIKA; translated from the coding sequence ATGAATCGTAGAAATTTCTTAATTCACGGAAGCACCGCGTTGGCGGGACTTTTCGTTGCGCACAGTCCCCTGTGTGTGTATGCGAACCATCACCAAGGTCAGCAATTACCACCATTACCTTACGCCTACGATGCGCTTGAACCTCATATTGACAAACGCACAATGGAAATCCATCACGGAAAACACCACCAAGGCTACGTCAATAAACTCAATGCAGCAATCGCGCGCAGCCATGACCTACAGCACATGTCGCTTGAAGGCATGCTCCGAAATATTGAAAGGGTGCCGAAGCATATCCGACAAGCCATTATCAACAGCGGCGGTGGGCATGCTAACCATACGCTTTTCTGGAACATCATGACTCCTGGCGGCAGTGAACCGACAGGCAAAGTTGCGGAAGCCATTCAATCCACTTTCAGTTCCTTCGATGCCGGCAGCGAAATGTTCGTCAAAGCCGCGAAAACGCATTTCGGATCCGGATGGGCGTGGCTTGTTGTCGATGAAAACAAGAAGCTGCAGATTTACGCCACATCGAATCAGGATAGTCCCCTGATGAAGGGACACACGCCGATCCTCGGCCTCGATGTCTGGGAACATGCCTACTATCTCAATTATCAGAATCGACGTGCCGATTACATTGACGCGTGGGGCAAAATCGTCAATTGGGAACAGGTCAACACCAACTATCTCGCAGCAATAAAGGCTTAA
- a CDS encoding patatin-like phospholipase family protein, with product MNNKDTFHILALDGGGTRGIYTAQLLAKIEQALGTPIRTCFDLIAGTSTGAIIAGAAVSDIPMQEIVELFETETPYIFRRRWYRIPLFLSKYPDQKLAQIIAKHLPATSLSEIETPLMITSSEIAKSEVHIFRSNYSNRDSESASTDKAVSLRDAILASCAAPTFFAPKSVDNFLLADGGLWANNPSTVAFTEALSVFGKETQEIRMLSVGTGHSVNMYHNRRGWGFITGWGGAKLTSYVMTLQSQASARTAKLLLKENYLRINPEIDFWELDSLTQLNNLKSLADRDFERYTAEIAAFISVF from the coding sequence ATGAACAACAAGGACACCTTTCACATCCTTGCATTAGATGGCGGTGGCACTCGCGGCATATACACCGCCCAACTCCTTGCCAAGATTGAACAGGCTCTTGGAACACCTATCAGAACCTGTTTCGACCTCATCGCTGGGACAAGCACAGGGGCAATCATTGCTGGTGCCGCTGTCTCCGACATCCCTATGCAAGAGATCGTCGAACTTTTTGAGACGGAGACCCCTTATATCTTCCGAAGACGATGGTACCGTATCCCGTTGTTCCTCAGTAAATATCCCGATCAAAAACTGGCACAGATTATCGCCAAGCACCTCCCTGCGACGTCTCTTAGTGAAATAGAAACGCCTTTGATGATAACGAGTTCGGAGATTGCTAAAAGTGAGGTCCATATCTTTAGATCGAATTATAGCAATCGCGATTCGGAGAGTGCTTCTACAGATAAAGCCGTGAGTCTAAGAGATGCGATTCTCGCTTCCTGTGCCGCGCCTACGTTTTTTGCACCAAAATCCGTTGACAATTTCCTGTTAGCGGACGGTGGACTCTGGGCAAACAATCCGTCCACGGTCGCTTTCACAGAAGCACTCTCGGTGTTTGGGAAGGAAACACAAGAGATTCGGATGCTGTCCGTTGGCACCGGGCATTCGGTGAATATGTATCACAACAGACGTGGCTGGGGATTTATCACGGGATGGGGTGGCGCAAAGTTGACATCTTATGTGATGACCTTGCAATCTCAGGCATCCGCGAGGACAGCAAAATTGTTGTTGAAGGAGAACTACCTGCGAATCAATCCAGAAATTGATTTCTGGGAGTTGGATAGCCTTACGCAGTTGAACAACCTAAAATCTCTCGCAGATCGTGATTTTGAGAGGTATACTGCCGAGATTGCGGCGTTTATTTCCGTTTTTTGA
- a CDS encoding DUF4268 domain-containing protein — protein sequence MTLELEDQELNVGNFRADMLCRNAVDGSRVLIENQLEETDHSHFGQILTYAVGLDVDAVIWIAKKFREEHRAALDRLNETPSANFQYFGVEIKVWQIENSACAPQFEIVSKPKDWRRPIIRDTQRAASKAPSETPLWVGRFWREWSDYMTQIGKPLKGPQSGTWSLLNFDTEHYGSEFYIDAYLINEKKEIGIRLCIEWQSEMKYFYPLKEQRKEIEREFAEPLEWHESLGYEGSRIFLRRTDIDLTDETDWPNQHEWLGSKLELFDKVFGPRLKALNAADWEPPEDEDEA from the coding sequence ATGACTCTTGAACTTGAGGATCAAGAGTTAAATGTTGGGAACTTTCGAGCCGATATGCTGTGCAGAAACGCAGTGGATGGCTCGCGAGTCCTGATTGAGAACCAGTTGGAGGAGACTGACCACAGTCACTTCGGTCAAATCCTAACGTATGCAGTTGGATTGGATGTTGACGCAGTTATCTGGATCGCGAAAAAATTCCGGGAGGAACACCGCGCCGCGCTTGATCGATTAAATGAAACGCCAAGCGCAAATTTCCAGTACTTTGGAGTAGAGATTAAGGTATGGCAGATTGAAAACTCAGCTTGTGCACCACAATTTGAGATCGTCTCCAAGCCGAAGGATTGGAGACGTCCGATAATTCGGGACACACAAAGGGCAGCATCCAAGGCACCCTCTGAAACTCCACTGTGGGTGGGGAGGTTTTGGAGAGAATGGAGCGATTACATGACTCAGATAGGTAAGCCTCTTAAAGGTCCGCAATCAGGCACGTGGAGTCTCCTAAATTTCGACACAGAGCACTATGGGAGCGAATTCTACATAGATGCCTATCTGATTAACGAAAAGAAGGAGATTGGTATTAGACTCTGCATAGAATGGCAAAGCGAGATGAAATACTTCTACCCGCTAAAGGAACAACGAAAAGAAATTGAGCGAGAATTCGCTGAACCCCTTGAATGGCATGAATCTCTTGGATACGAAGGTAGCCGGATATTCTTACGGAGGACGGATATCGATCTGACAGACGAAACCGATTGGCCCAACCAGCATGAGTGGCTTGGATCAAAATTGGAACTATTTGACAAGGTCTTCGGACCACGCCTCAAAGCACTCAATGCCGCAGACTGGGAACCCCCGGAAGACGAAGATGAGGCATAA
- a CDS encoding tetratricopeptide repeat protein, with product MNIKILIELIENISNSTRDGSISETVQEELRDVELSLVDKAIIDAYLLRQSGKIADAIEKWRSIANIAEEADNELAAHAWFSMGGLLSDNNPEEALLAYNKAIHLDSQYTDAYYNRARAKSRLRHYEAAIVDFDAALRLKPDYTEAYSNRGIAKGALGYHEDAIADFDKSIKINPDNAYAYFRRGHAKVELERYADAIADFDKGLQLESNHAQTYFDRGYATLELERYEEAIEDFDKGLKLKPDDAQAYFVRGYVKYEIGEYEAAIKDFDHTIRLEPEHSPAYNNRAHLKNKLRQYESALADCDESIRLNFDDAWPYINRGFAKIKLGQIESALTDCDEAVQRDPSLAEAYHTRGEANALLGRTPEAQTDLQKALELAEQTDNQDLKTEIEQSLQKLDNTE from the coding sequence GTGAACATAAAAATTTTAATCGAACTTATAGAAAATATCAGCAATTCCACAAGAGATGGTTCAATTAGCGAAACTGTGCAGGAAGAGCTGCGGGATGTTGAACTGTCTCTCGTCGACAAGGCGATTATTGATGCCTACCTACTACGACAGAGTGGAAAAATTGCGGATGCTATAGAAAAGTGGCGTTCCATCGCAAATATTGCAGAAGAAGCAGATAATGAACTTGCTGCCCACGCTTGGTTTTCCATGGGAGGTCTCCTCTCAGATAACAACCCAGAAGAGGCACTTCTTGCTTACAACAAGGCAATACATCTGGATTCACAGTATACTGATGCATACTACAACCGCGCGAGAGCGAAGAGTAGACTTAGACACTATGAGGCTGCAATCGTGGATTTTGATGCGGCACTCCGTCTAAAACCGGATTATACAGAAGCTTACAGCAACCGAGGAATAGCAAAAGGTGCGTTGGGATACCATGAGGATGCGATTGCTGATTTTGATAAGAGTATCAAAATTAATCCAGATAATGCTTATGCTTATTTCAGGCGCGGGCACGCGAAAGTTGAATTAGAACGCTATGCGGACGCGATCGCTGACTTTGATAAAGGGCTTCAACTTGAATCGAATCATGCCCAAACCTACTTTGATCGGGGATATGCAACGCTTGAATTAGAACGCTACGAGGAAGCGATTGAGGATTTTGATAAAGGCTTAAAACTTAAACCAGATGATGCCCAAGCTTACTTCGTGCGAGGTTATGTAAAATATGAGATAGGAGAATATGAAGCTGCAATCAAAGACTTCGATCACACTATCAGACTTGAACCAGAGCATTCCCCAGCTTATAACAATCGAGCGCATTTGAAAAACAAGCTCAGACAATACGAATCTGCACTGGCAGACTGTGATGAATCCATCCGTCTCAATTTTGATGATGCCTGGCCGTATATTAATAGAGGATTTGCGAAAATTAAGTTAGGTCAAATTGAGTCTGCGCTTACTGACTGCGACGAGGCAGTGCAGAGAGATCCCTCTTTGGCTGAAGCATATCACACCCGAGGCGAAGCAAATGCGCTTTTGGGCAGAACTCCGGAAGCACAGACAGATCTCCAGAAAGCCTTGGAATTAGCAGAACAAACCGATAACCAAGACCTCAAAACTGAGATTGAGCAATCACTTCAGAAACTTGACAACACTGAGTAG
- a CDS encoding phytanoyl-CoA dioxygenase family protein — protein sequence MKITDAQKQQFQEEGYFILENVIPEPLLELLRGECGTFISQMDADMDRQDTDVLGINHRNKRYFVSNCFRKQPKLREFLFSDLMAEVCRATLGDTAYLFWEQYVVKGAEAGMKFSWHQDSGYVGYPDHKPYLTCWCALDDMSEENGTVYVMPFSQIGIRSWVKHIREEGSNDMVGYFGPEKGVPAIVPAGSIVAFTSINFHCSGTNYTSNLRRAYLAQYSAEPLLAHDGSRLWGNAEPLLRDGKSAVGDPPPDITSRFN from the coding sequence ATGAAGATAACCGATGCACAGAAACAGCAATTCCAAGAGGAAGGCTATTTCATTTTAGAGAATGTGATCCCAGAACCGCTGCTGGAACTCCTCCGCGGTGAATGCGGAACCTTTATCAGTCAGATGGATGCCGACATGGACCGGCAGGACACGGATGTCCTCGGTATCAATCATCGCAACAAACGCTATTTCGTCTCAAACTGCTTCAGGAAACAGCCGAAACTTCGCGAATTCCTATTCAGCGATCTAATGGCGGAGGTCTGCCGTGCCACCTTAGGCGATACAGCATATCTTTTCTGGGAACAGTATGTCGTCAAAGGCGCAGAAGCCGGAATGAAGTTCAGCTGGCATCAAGATTCAGGCTACGTCGGCTATCCCGACCATAAGCCGTATCTCACCTGTTGGTGCGCACTTGATGATATGTCTGAAGAGAACGGCACTGTCTACGTGATGCCGTTTTCGCAGATCGGTATCCGTTCATGGGTGAAGCATATCCGTGAAGAGGGAAGTAACGATATGGTGGGTTATTTCGGACCGGAAAAGGGTGTCCCCGCGATTGTGCCTGCCGGGAGTATTGTCGCCTTCACGAGCATCAACTTCCACTGCAGCGGCACGAACTACACCAGTAACCTGCGGCGTGCCTACCTTGCGCAGTATTCAGCAGAACCCCTCCTTGCACACGATGGAAGCCGCTTATGGGGCAATGCAGAACCGTTGTTACGGGATGGAAAGTCCGCTGTGGGAGACCCACCCCCCGATATTACGTCTCGGTTCAATTGA
- a CDS encoding sulfite oxidase, which produces MERRDFLRQSGLTLTGLLLSPWVVYAFPNREGEVLIPFTDQPPEPPSKRGLLDWNELDSFITPNAEFFNVSHYGKPEVDLATWKLEVGGLIENPLMLTIEDIKARPRQEVTFTLECSGNHGFPTFTGGIGNAKWAGTPLAPILKEAGIRENGIEVIFFGHDVGEEERRDVKMRQNFARSMSLEDALQDTNLLCYEMNGEPLPQPNGAPLRLIAPGWYGIACVKWFKRIEVRDTRFMGRFMGRDYVTIREEKRSDGESVWMETSVGRTKLKSLAAKVTRIGDKYRVYGAAWGAPIQRVEVRIDGGAWQKATIDPEEDAEFAWKIWHLDWNSPSKGEHTVVSRAIDTAGNIQPAGDSDYITGKHTYWESNGQVVRQVNIE; this is translated from the coding sequence ATGGAGCGTAGAGATTTTTTGCGACAGAGCGGTTTAACGCTTACCGGATTACTGCTCAGCCCATGGGTGGTCTACGCCTTCCCAAACCGTGAAGGTGAAGTGCTTATCCCATTCACCGATCAGCCACCCGAACCGCCTTCAAAACGCGGTTTACTGGATTGGAACGAACTCGATTCCTTTATCACACCGAACGCTGAATTCTTCAACGTTTCACACTACGGCAAACCTGAAGTAGACCTCGCGACGTGGAAACTGGAAGTGGGCGGCTTGATCGAAAATCCGTTGATGCTCACGATTGAGGACATCAAAGCACGTCCCCGACAGGAGGTGACCTTTACGCTGGAATGTTCTGGTAATCATGGGTTTCCAACGTTCACTGGCGGGATAGGCAACGCAAAATGGGCAGGGACACCGCTCGCACCGATCCTCAAGGAAGCCGGTATCCGAGAAAACGGCATTGAGGTCATCTTCTTCGGTCACGATGTCGGCGAAGAGGAACGACGCGATGTAAAGATGCGCCAGAATTTCGCACGGAGCATGTCCCTCGAAGACGCGCTACAGGACACAAATCTCCTTTGCTATGAAATGAACGGTGAACCGTTGCCCCAACCAAACGGTGCCCCGCTTCGCTTGATAGCACCCGGTTGGTACGGCATTGCGTGCGTCAAATGGTTCAAACGCATCGAGGTGCGCGACACCCGATTTATGGGGAGATTCATGGGGCGCGACTATGTCACGATCCGCGAGGAGAAACGTTCCGACGGTGAATCCGTCTGGATGGAGACTTCGGTGGGTAGAACAAAGTTGAAATCGTTAGCGGCGAAGGTAACCCGTATCGGCGACAAATACCGTGTCTACGGTGCGGCGTGGGGTGCCCCTATCCAAAGGGTTGAAGTCCGCATTGACGGTGGGGCATGGCAAAAGGCGACGATAGATCCCGAAGAGGACGCGGAATTCGCATGGAAAATCTGGCATCTCGACTGGAACAGTCCTTCGAAGGGTGAACACACTGTCGTTTCCAGAGCCATTGATACGGCAGGCAATATCCAACCCGCAGGTGATTCCGACTACATCACTGGAAAGCACACCTATTGGGAGAGCAACGGTCAAGTTGTCCGCCAAGTCAATATCGAATAG